The Diaminobutyricimonas aerilata nucleotide sequence GTACCAGTCCTGTCCCGGGAAGTAGATGCCCGAGACGGGGTTCGCCGCGGCGAGCGCCTCGCCGTTGGCGATGTACTCGTCGAGCGTGGTCGGCACCGACAGTCCCGCGGCCGCGTACAGGTCCTTCTTGTAGAAGACCAGGCGCGAGCCGGAGTAGTACGGAGCGGCGTAGAAGGTGCCGTCGTAGGTGCCGGCCTCGACGAAGCCGGGCAGCAGGTCGTCGCCGCCGAGATCCTCGTACTCGTCGCTGAGGTCGAGGAACGCGCCGACGGACGTGAACGCGGGCGACTGGGTGTTGCCGACCTCGACCACGTCCGGGCTGTCACTGCCCGACAGGCTCGTGGTGAGCTTGTCGACGAGCCCGGTCCAGCTCTGCTCCTCGATCGTGAGGGTCGAGCCGGGGTTCTCCTTCTCGAAGGTGGTCTTGAGGTACTCGCGCGCCTCGTCGGGGGTGTCCGTGCCGTTCAGCCAGACGCGGATCTCGGCGGACTCGTCGCCTCCGGACGAACCGCCGGACGCACAACCAGCCAGGGCGAGAGCGGATGCGGCCAGCAGGCCGACATATCCGAGCTTTCTCATCGTGAGTGCTTTCCTTTCCTAGGGCGTGGCGCCGGCCGGGGTGCCGGCACCTCGTGGTGCATGGGAGCTCTTACGAGACCCCGAGTCGTCCTGACAGCACCATGGCGGCGGCGCCGCGCATGACGATGTCTCTGCCGAGGGCGGTCATCCGCAGAGTGAGATCGCCGTGGAACTCGGCCATCGTGCGCCTGCGGAGGGTGTCGACGGTCGCGCGGGTGAGCGTTCCGTCGAGCAGTTGCGCCGGGCCGCTGACGACGACCTCGGCGAGATTGAGGGCACCGACGACCGGTGCGAGGGCGATGCCGAGCCGCTGCCCGGCTTCGGTGAGCACGGCCTCGCGGTCGGCGTCGGTGGTCGCCGCGGCGAGCGCGGCGTCGAGTCGCGGTGTCGCGAGCCAGGTCTCGAGGCAGCCGTGCTTGCCGCACGCGCAGGCGGCACCGCCGTCGGTGCCGACCACGACGTGTCCGATCTCGCCCGCGGCGAAACGGCTGCCGAAGACCGGGGTGCCACCGAGCACGAGGCCGGCGCCGACACCGTGGCCGATCTTGACGAGCATCATGTCGCTCAACGCGCCGCCGAAGCTGTGCTCGGCGAGGGCGGCGGCGTTCGCGTCGTTCGCGACGACGACGGGCAGGTCGAACCGCTCGGCGAGCAGGCCCTGCAGGTCTTCTCCGCTCCAGCCGAGGTTCGGAGCGCTCAGCACGACCCCGCCGAGGTCGACGACACCGGGCGATCCGACGCCGATGCCGAGCACGGGTCGGCTCGCGTGGGTGAGGAGCGTCTCGATGAGGGCGACGACCTTCGCCGTCGCCTCGGTGCCGGTGCTGCCGGCGAGCGCGAGCTCCTCGCGGTGCAGCACGCCCCCGTCGATGCCGAGCACGGCGCCGCTGAAGGTCTCGGCTTCGGAGAGGTCGACGCCGACGATGTGGAACGCCTCGCGGTCCATGTCGATGAGGGTGGCCGGCTTGCCGGGGCGCGCGTCTTCGCGCTGACCGAGTTCCACGACGAGTCCCTCGCCGATGAGTTCGGCCACGAGGTCCGAGACGGTCACGCGGGTGAGGCCGGTGGCCCGGGCGACGTCGGCGCGACTCTGGCTGCCGGCGCGGTACAGGGTCTGCAGCACGAGCGCCCGGTTGTTCTGCCGTGCGTGCTCCGGCAGGACCTTGCGCGTCGGGCGGAGAGCCCGGCCGTCCGCATACCCCGTTGTCATGTTTGTTAGTAAAGGTTACGAACATTCTCGGACGCAAGGGGTTCGCCCGAGGTTTACCAGTTCGTAACATCCTCCGACATGCGCCGGCGCCCTCCCCGCCGAAGCGGAGAGGGCGCCGTTCACTGCGGACGGACTACAGGATGATCCAGACCTGCTTCGACGCGCTCTTCGAGCCCGCCGTGGTCTCGTCACCCGAGTAGGTGGCCGAGACGACGTGCAGGCCGCGCGAGAGCTTCGGCAGACGGAAGCTCGCGCGCCCGTCCTCGCCGATCGACGCCGGGACGTCGTAGCTCTTGCCGTCGACCTTCACGGTCAGCGTGCCGCCCGGGGCCGTGTCGGCGCCCGAGGTCACCCGCAGGTTGACCGTGACGCGCTGCCACGAGAAGGCCACCTGCGGCGACACGGCGATGCCGAGCTTCGAGGCGTACTTCACGAGCACCGGCTCGGAGGTGGCCGTGGCCGGGTCGAGGCCCTCGCCGGTCGCGGTCACGACGACCGTGAGCTCGGAGCCCTCGTCCGCCGCGGTCACGACATAGGTCGACGACGTCGCTCCGGCGATGTCCTCGCCGTCACGCTGCCACTGGAAGGCGAACTCGAGCCCCTCGGTGTCCCACTCGCCCGGGTTAGCCGTCAGGGTCTGGCCCGCGACGGGCGTTCCCTCGATGGTCGGCGGAGCGGTGTTGACCGGGGTGTCCGGGCCCGGCGCCTCGCCGGTCTCGACCGAGATCGCCGTGGCCTCACCGGTGTCGCCGTACGAGACCAGGCCGAGGTAATCGCTGTTCGGCTGCAGCCCCGTCCATGACGCGGTGTAGGTGATCGGCTGGCCCTGCACCGCGGCGAGCACGGCCGGGTCGAGCGTGAGCGGAGCCGCACCCTCGGGCACGACGTTCGTCGTCACGAGATCCCACGCGGTCGACGGGTTGGCGGCGAACACCGACACCTCGACGAGGTAGGTCCCCGCCTCGGGCTCCGGCAGGTCGACGCGCTCGTCGGCCGCACCGGTCGCCGACTGCCAGCCGGCGACGGGGTCGCCCGCGTCGTCGAGCAGGTAGACCACGAGGTCGAGGTCGGCCGTGTCGTCGAGCGAATCGAGATCGAATCGCGACCACGCGGTGCCCTCGGGCACCTCGACCGTGTACTCCACCAGGTCGCCGCGCGATCCGGAACCGGAGTGCTCCGGCTCGGCGCCGCTCGGGTCGGGGTGGCGCACGCCGGCGCTCAGGCCGGTGGTGCCGAGCACGATGTCGCCGGTGCCGCCCGGGGTGACCTCGACCTGCACCGATCCGTCGACGCCCTCGCCCGCGACCTCATCCGGAGCCACGATGGTGACCGGCTGGATCGCGATGGGGCTGCGCACCTCGGTGTCGCCGCTCGTCCAGGTCAGCGACCCGGTCGAGAACTCGTCGAGGGGCGCCGTCGTGCGGTTGAACGTGACGGTGTAGTCGTAGCTCTCACCCTCGACGACCTCGAGAGTCGACGGCTCGACGGTCACGTCGATGCCCTCGAGTCCCGCGACGCTCGCCGTGAACGTTCCACTCTGCGTCGCCGTCACCGTGCGGGTGACGGTCTCGGCGGCGGTCAGCGCACCGACCGCGATCGAGGCGAGGTTGAGGTTGCTCGGATCGATGGGGTCGACTCCGGCGTCGTAGCCGATGCCCTGGATGTACGCGAGCCAGTCGCCGATGCCGTTCTGGTAGACCAGGCCGGGCTCGAAGAACTCGGTCGGGTCCACGTGACCGGCACCCTGGGCGAACGGGTCGGTGAACTGCTCGCCGTTCTCGTCGACGGTGTCGTAGGCGGTGGTCATCAACGCCGACTTCACCTCGGCCGGCGTCGCGTCCGGACGCTCACCCAGGTAGAGGGCCGCGAGTCCCGCGATGTGCGGGGCCGCCATCGACGTGCCGGAGAGGAAGCCCCACTGCGGGTCCTCGCCCTCGGCGTTCGCCTCGGCAGCGAGGATCGCCACGCCGGGCGCCGCGATGTCGGGCTTCAGGATGTCGGAGCCGTCCGCCAGCACCGGACCGCGCGACGAGAATCCGGCGACCTGCGGGGTCGGCGGCGTGTAGTCGGTCTGGTTGCCGGGCGTGAAGGTGACCGTGGCTCCCGGCGTCTGCGCGTAGGCGGTGACCGCCGCGTAGTACCGGTCCGAGAGGTGGATGGTCGGGATGGCGTGGAGGTCGACGTCGATCGAGTTGGGCGTCGGGTTGACCAGCAGCACTCCGATGCCGCCCGCATCCGCGACGACCTGCGACTTCTCCGCGCGGGCGTTGCCGCCGCGCTCGCACAGCACGATCTTGCCCTCGGTGAGGGCCGGGTCGAGCGTGCCGGGGAGGCACAGTCGCGCGTCCACCGCACCGGCCACCGCGACCGAGGTCGCGGT carries:
- a CDS encoding ROK family transcriptional regulator encodes the protein MTTGYADGRALRPTRKVLPEHARQNNRALVLQTLYRAGSQSRADVARATGLTRVTVSDLVAELIGEGLVVELGQREDARPGKPATLIDMDREAFHIVGVDLSEAETFSGAVLGIDGGVLHREELALAGSTGTEATAKVVALIETLLTHASRPVLGIGVGSPGVVDLGGVVLSAPNLGWSGEDLQGLLAERFDLPVVVANDANAAALAEHSFGGALSDMMLVKIGHGVGAGLVLGGTPVFGSRFAAGEIGHVVVGTDGGAACACGKHGCLETWLATPRLDAALAAATTDADREAVLTEAGQRLGIALAPVVGALNLAEVVVSGPAQLLDGTLTRATVDTLRRRTMAEFHGDLTLRMTALGRDIVMRGAAAMVLSGRLGVS
- a CDS encoding S8 family serine peptidase, which translates into the protein MSRSLRAPSRLLVSALAGGAVVASALVAAPAVAAPTPASIGGRGQTAFEPGRYIVTLVDDAVATYEGGVRGFGATKPEEGEQLNARRAPVTDYAGYLTEKQEQVAAAVGADIDYSYTLALNGFSADLTAEQAARLAADKNVAAVAPDEMLHVTEAVPSTEFLGLEGPEGVWAETGGVETAGEGVVVGVLDTGIAPENPSFAGDPLGTEPGDAPYRDGETITYTKGDGDTFTGACQTGVQFTVDDCSTKIVGARYFLQGFGESNLGSVEQGEYVSPRDGDGHGSHTGSTAVGNIDVPATVGGVEYDTITGVAPAAKIAAYKVCWSGPDPADTADDGCTTSDMLAAINQAVEDGVDVLNFSIGGGAAQTTISATDEAFLGAAAAGIFVAASAGNDGPGASTLDNASPWITTVAATTIPSYEATATLGNGEKYAGLSITVDRTEGAEPLSGPLVTATSVAVAGAVDARLCLPGTLDPALTEGKIVLCERGGNARAEKSQVVADAGGIGVLLVNPTPNSIDVDLHAIPTIHLSDRYYAAVTAYAQTPGATVTFTPGNQTDYTPPTPQVAGFSSRGPVLADGSDILKPDIAAPGVAILAAEANAEGEDPQWGFLSGTSMAAPHIAGLAALYLGERPDATPAEVKSALMTTAYDTVDENGEQFTDPFAQGAGHVDPTEFFEPGLVYQNGIGDWLAYIQGIGYDAGVDPIDPSNLNLASIAVGALTAAETVTRTVTATQSGTFTASVAGLEGIDVTVEPSTLEVVEGESYDYTVTFNRTTAPLDEFSTGSLTWTSGDTEVRSPIAIQPVTIVAPDEVAGEGVDGSVQVEVTPGGTGDIVLGTTGLSAGVRHPDPSGAEPEHSGSGSRGDLVEYTVEVPEGTAWSRFDLDSLDDTADLDLVVYLLDDAGDPVAGWQSATGAADERVDLPEPEAGTYLVEVSVFAANPSTAWDLVTTNVVPEGAAPLTLDPAVLAAVQGQPITYTASWTGLQPNSDYLGLVSYGDTGEATAISVETGEAPGPDTPVNTAPPTIEGTPVAGQTLTANPGEWDTEGLEFAFQWQRDGEDIAGATSSTYVVTAADEGSELTVVVTATGEGLDPATATSEPVLVKYASKLGIAVSPQVAFSWQRVTVNLRVTSGADTAPGGTLTVKVDGKSYDVPASIGEDGRASFRLPKLSRGLHVVSATYSGDETTAGSKSASKQVWIIL